The DNA sequence CGGCGCGTACATCTCCGCCGAGGCCACGCTGTCCTTCCTCGGTCTCGGCCTCGCCGACCCCACCATCTCCTGGGGCATCGACATCTCCGACGCCAAGGACGCCATCCGGGACAACCCGCATGTGATGTTGTTCCCGGCCGGAATGCTGAGCCTGACCGTCTTCGCATTCATCACGCTCGGCGACGCGGTGCGCGACGCCCTCGACCCCAAGCTGCGCTGAGGAGGGCGTACGTGACCACCATCGAGAAGACCGCGGACGACGCCGTCCGTCAGGGCGCCGGCGACGACGGCACCCCGCTGCTGGAAGTCCGCGACCTGCATGTGGAGTTCCACACCCGGGACGGTGTCGCCAAGGCCGTCAACGGCGTCAACTACAACGTCCACGCCGGTGAGACGCTCGCCGTCCTCGGCGAGTCCGGCTCCGGCAAGTCCGTGACCGCCCAGGCGATCATGGGCATCCTCGACATGCCGCCCGGCAAGATCCCGCAGGGCCAGATCCTGTTCCGGGGCGAGGACATGCTCACCATGTCGGGGGAGGAGCGCCGGAAGATCCGCGGCCAGAAGATCGCCATGATCTTCCAGGACGCCCTCTCGGCGCTGAACCCGGTGCTCACCGTGGGCTACCAGCTCGGCGAGATGTTCCGGGTCCACCAGGGCCTGTCCAAGAAGGAGGCCAAGGCCAAGGCCATCGAGCTGATGGACCGGGTGCGCATCCCGGCGGCCAAGGAGCGGGTGGGCGACTACCCGCACCAGTTCTCCGGCGGTATGCGCCAGCGCATCATGATCGCCATGGCGATGGCGCTGGAGCCGGACCTGATCATCGCCGACGAGCCGACCACCGCCCTGGACGTGACCGTCCAGGCCCAGGTGATGGACCTGCTCGCCGAGCTCCAGCGCGAGTACCACATGGGTCTGATCCTGATCACCCACGACCTGGGTGTGGTGGCGGACGTCGCCGACAAGATCGCCGTGATGTACGCGGGACGGATCGTGGAGACCGCCCCCGTGCACGAGCTCTACAAGCGCCCCGCCCACCCGTACACCCGCGGTCTGCTGGACTCGATCCCGCGCCTGGACCGCAAGGGCCAGGAGCTCTACGCGATCAAGGGTCTGCCGCCCAACCTGCTCAAGATCCCCTCGGGCTGTGCCTTCAACCCGCGCTGCCCCAAGGCGCAGGACATCTGCCGTACGGAGGTCCCCGCCCTGGTACCGGTCACCGAGCAGGACGGCACGGAGCTGCCGGGCCGCGGCAGCGCCTGCCACTTCTGGAAGGAGACCCTCCATGGCTGACACCGAGAAGACCGAGACGGCCGTGGAGCCGGCCGCGGACGCCACCCCCAACGTCACGGAGGTGGAGACGGTCGACGCGGCCACCGAGGACGAGGCGGTCGCCGCGCTCGAGGCGAAGGTCGACCGCGGCGAGCCGATCCTCCAGGTGCGCAACCTGGTCAAGCACTTCCCGCTGACCCAGGGCATCCTCTTCAAGCGGCAGATCGGCGCCGTCAAGGCGGTCGACGGCGTCTCCTTCGACCTCTACCAGGGCGAGACCCTCGGCATCGTCGGCGAGTCGGGCTGCGGCAAGTCCACCGTCGCCAAGCTGCTGATGACCCTGGAGACCGCCACCGCGGGCGAGGTCTTCTACAAGGGCCAGGACATCACCAAGCTGTCGGGCCGCGCGCTGCGGGCCGTCCGCCGCAACATCCAGATGGTGTTCCAGGACCCCTACACCTCGCTCAACCCGCGCATGACGGTGGGCGACATCATCGGGGAGCCCTTCGAGATCCACCCCGAGGTGGCCCCCAAGGGCGACCGCCGCCGCAAGGTCCAGGAACTCCTGGACGTGGTGGGCCTCAACCCCGAGTACATCAACCGCTATCCGCACCAGTTCTCCGGCGGCCAGCGCCAGCGCATCGGCATCGCCCGCGGGCTCGCCCTCAACCCGGAGATCATCATCTGCGACGAGCCGGTCTCCGCGCTCGACGTCTCCGTCCAGGCACAGGTCATCAACCTGATGGAGGGCCTCCAGGACGAGTTCAACCTCTCCTACATCTTCATCGCCCACGACCTGTCCATCGTCCGGCACATCTCCGACCGGGTCGGCGTGATGTACCTGGGCAAGATGGCCGAGATCGGCTCCGACACCGAGATCTACGACCACCCGACGCACCCCTACACCCAGGCGCTGCTGTCGGCCGTCCCGGTCCCGGACCCGGAGTCGCGCGAGGGCCGCGAGCGCATCATCCTCACCGGCGACGTGCCCTCCCCGGCCAACCCGCCCTCCGGCTGCCGCTTCCGCACCCGCTGCTGGAAGGCCGAGGACAAGTGCGCCAAGGAGACCCCGCTCCTGGCCATCCCCGAGCGCTTCGCCGGCACGGATTCGCCGGCGGCGCACGAGTCGGCGTGCCACTTCGCGGAGGAGAAGGACGTGGTCCACGCCTGACGCTTCCACGCGGGCCGCTGCCGAACGACGAGGGCCCGCCCGGACCGTGCTGATCACGGTCCGGGCGGGCCCTCCCCGTCGTTCAGGCCCCGTCCGACTCGGGCCAATGCCGCACCCGGACGACGAGGATGGTGGTGAGGCGACGATGCTCCTGATACCAGACGATCAGTCGGCCCTCTGCATGGTCGAGTAATCGAGACACCCCGGACTCATGAATCGGTGGCTCGCCGAGGTACTTGACGGCAGCGGCGTCGGCCAGCCGCTGGGCGAGCCGCTCAACATCGTGCTTGATCTGCGGGTCCAGCCCGCCGACCACGTTCTCGGTATCGGGCAGGTATTCCCAGGTCCAATCGCTCACGCTGCGACCTCACGGCGCGCGGCGTCCAGCAGCATCCCGATCTCGGCTGAGGCCCGCCGGGCGTCCTCGATACTGGGCGCCTCGGCGACGGCCACCTCCAGCTCGTGGAGCCGCCGGGCCCGGCCCGGATAGCGCCGCAGAGCCACGAACACTCCCCAGCGGTGGAGGAAGGTGTGCATGGGGACGGTGCTGTCGGTTTGCACCGCCTCCTGCCAGGCGTTATGGAACTCCTCCTCGAACCGGACAGCGGCGCTGAGGTCCAGGGAGCGCACGGCGACCCGCAACGCTTGTTCGGTCAGCGGCGGCATGGGGAACAGCGGCTCGTCGTGGGAGTCCTCTATGGGCTGTGTGCTCACGGCGCTGTCTCCTCCGGTGTGCCGTAGGGCGTCCACGTAGGGTGATCGCTGGGGGCCGATGTTCATCCAGTTTGCCCCATCGCGGGTGGCGGCGGGTTCAGCGTGAACCATACGGCCTTGCCGGTGACGCCCGCGTCCTTGTCGGTGTAGTCGTGTACGCCCCAGGTGTCGGAGCACGACTCGACGATCGTGAGGCCGCGCCCGCCCTCGTCCTCGGCGGCAGCCGCCCCCGGCTGCGGCAGCCCGCACCCGGAGTCCCACACGGTGACCCGGAAGTCGGACGGTGTGGGCTCCCAGTCCATGCTGACGTAGGCGTCGGTGGTGGTGTTCCGGTACGCGTTGGTGACCAGCTCCGACACGAGCAACTCAGCCGTATCGACGATGCAGTCGAGCCGCGCCGCCCGGAGGACATGGCGGATGGTGGCCCGTACGACGCCCACGGCGCGCGGGTCGTGCGGGATGAACCAGCTGGTTCTGTCGGGCGAGCGGCCTCCCTGCTTTCACGCCATCATCCACGAGGCGGCACTGCGTGTCCTCTACGGAGGCCGCACGGTGATGCGCGATCAGCTGCTGCGGCTCATTCAGGCATCGCGGCTGCCGAATGTCACCATCCAGATCGTGCCCATCGACAACGAGGGAAGCGCGGCCTTCAGCCACCCCTTCATGGTGATCGAACCGAGTGTGCCGGAGTTGAGTACAGTGCTCGTGGACCAGTTCGGCGGATCCGAGTTCCTTGACGACCTGGACGCGGTCACCGATTACCGGCAGTCCTTCCAGCGGCTGAGCGAGCTGGCCCTGCCGTCCGTGGATGCCGAAGCCGCGCCGGAGACCCGGACCGGGAAAGATTCGCTCGGACTCCTCCAGCACATCCTGTATCCCCTGCTCTAGGAGAAGGCCCGAATGTCTCCCCTTCAGTGGCGCAAGTCCAGCTTCAGCTCCGGGGACGCCGCCAACTGCGTGGAACTCGCCGCCGATCCCACCGGCCGCCCTCACCTGCGCGAGAGCGACGACCCGGAGGTCGTCATAGCCACCACCCCGCCCGCGCTCCGCGCGTTCCTGCGGGCCGCGAAGACGGGGAGGTTCGACCGCCTCGAAGGGTGATCCGCCCCAGGCGACGTCGGACCGCCGAACCCCCTCCCAGGACGGTCCAACATCGCACTCGGCCCCGCCCCGCCCGGTACCCCTCGCATCATCTGCCGGGACCGCGCGCCGTTCTTCGCAGAAGGCGCCTCGGCCGGAGCTTGAATCGGCGGCGCCTTGTGCTCCAGCAGTTCCATGTGCTCCCGTCGGCTGATTCTCACTCCTCCTGAGTGATGACACGTATGCGCCCGGCGGTTGACGCCCGTGGGGGCAGTGGTGAATGAGACTTGAACTCCCTTTCCTCAGTTGGGAGTTCAGGTGGATCGGTGGGATTGGATCGGGCGGGTCGCGGCGTATGGGGCAGCGCTGGCGCTGACGCCCTACCTGCTGATCAAGGTGTCGTGGGTGGTCGGTTCGCTCTTGGGGCTGCTGCCGGTAGGGACCGGGTTCGGCAAGACGGAGTGGGTGGTGCTCAACAGCGCAACGATCGGTATGGCAGGGATCGGGATCGCGGTGGCGCTCGCGCTGGTGCGGCCGTGGGGGATGCGCATACCGGGAGCGCCGTTGGCTTTCTGCGCTTGGGTGGGGACGGGGTTCCTCGTCCCGGTGTTGCCGTACGCCGTTCTCAGTCCGCTGCTGGGCTCGGCGGATGGCAATCCGAAGAGTGGGAGTGACGCCGGCCCGTCGATGCCGGTATGGGAGGCCGCGCTGATTCAGATCGGGTTTGTAGGCATGGGGCTGGGTCTGGCCATCGCGCTGCCCGCGTACTTGCGGCGGCGCTGGCCGGACGCGTTCGCGGGCCGGCTCGGGGACGGTGGGGAGGGCTCGCCAAGGGTGCTGCCATGGATGGCCGTGGTCGGCGCCGCAGTCGGTCTCATCTGGCTGTACTGGGCGGTGGGCGGCACCGTAGGTGTCGCCCACCGCGGCGAGCGGGACCTCGCTTGGTATGTGCTGTCCGGAGTTCTCGGGCTTTGGGCGTTCGCGGCGTCCGTCGCCACCTGGGCTGCCGTCCGAGGCCGGCCCGCACGAGTCCCTCGGTGGGGTCCAATGGTGCTCGGCTGGATTGGCTCGGGCTCATTGTTCGCCTGGAGCGGCTGGAAGCTTCCGTTCACCCTGTACCTGGCAGTCGCACAACCGGCCGATGCGGCCCTGCCGGAAAACCTCGCGCTCGCGGCAGTCTTGCACCTCGCAGCAGTGGGGGCGGGCGCCGCAATGCTGCGAGCGCTCGTTCGTACGCGGCTGGTGTCATCGAACTCGTAGACGACCCTCTCTCTCCCGTGGCGCTGTGGCGGCTGGACGTCGCCCTGCGGGAGATGGTCGCTCCGCCGACGCATACAGGCCACGAAGCGTCATCGAGCACGGAAGCTGTGCCAGAACCGATTCTCGTGAACAAAGCCAGGCGGTCGGCGACGGTGCCCGGCCCCTTATTCCCCGGTGTTACCGCCCACAGCTTTGGCAGGGGAACCGGTCAGCGCATGGCGGCGTCCATCCTGGCACTCTGCCGATCATGACTTCTGACCGAGGACCGTACCTGTGACTGACGTGGCCACCCGCTACCTCTACCTCGCCCGGCACGGCGAGGCTACAGAGGACGAAAGCGAACTGACCGACACCGGCCGCCGACAGGCCGTGCTGCTCGGCCGGCGGCTCCGCCGCAGCCCGCTCTCGGCGATCCATCACGGTCCGCTCCCGCGGGCCGCGCAGACCGCCCGGCTGGTCGGCGACCAGATGGGCAGCGTTCCCCTGCACTGCTCGGAGCTGGTGGGGGACTACGTCCCCTACCGGCCACAAAGAGAAGAGCTACCTCCGGACCTCGCCGAGACCATGCTCGACCGCTTGGCGCAATTCCCCGCCGAGGGAGGCGAAGGAGGACCGAAGCTGGCACAGAGGGCTCTCGCACGGTTTGCCGGCCCTGTCGAGGGCGACGAGCCTCGCCACGAGCTCGTCGTCACCCACAACTTCCTCATCGGATGGCTCGTCCGGGCCGCCCTGGACGCCCCCAAGTGGCGTTGGCTGGGTCTCAACCACGCCAACGCGGCTCTGACCGTCATCCGATACGCACCAGGCCGCCCCACTTCCGTGCTGGTCTACAACGACACGGGGCACCTCCCCGATGAGCTTCGGTGGACCGGTTTCCCAGCGGACCTTCACCTCTGATGTCTCGGCCGTAATCGCTTGACGCAGATCCGCCCGGAACCAGGCCGCCCCCCGATTACCGTTGCTCCACATGACGGCCACCGAGATGGACATCACCGAGGACCTGATCCGGGATCTGCTGCGCGAGCAGCATCCCGACCTGGCGGATCGCCCCTTGAAGCTCGGAGCGCTCGGCTGGGACAACCAAGTGTGGCGGCTCGGTGACGACCTCGCCGTCCGGATGCCCTGGGCGACGCGGTCCGCGGACGCGCTGCTGCGCAAGGAACACGCCTGGCTGCCCCTCCTGGCCCCGCGTCTTCCTCTGCAGATCCCCGTCCCGCAGCGTCTTGGCGAGCCCTCCGAACGGTTTCCGCGGCCCTGGCTCGTCACCACCTGGGTGCCGGGCGAGCCCGCCGACCGCGCCCCCGCCACGCGTGCCGCGGAGGCGGCCGTCACCCTGGCCGACTTCCTGACCGCCCTCCACCACCCCGCTCCCGACGGGGCGCCCTCCGGCCGGGACCGCGGTGGCCGGCTGGCCGACACCGCCGAATACTTCGCCCGAGAGCTCGCCTCGGCCACCGAATCGGGGCTGATCCGCGACCCGGACGCCGTTCGCGCGGTCTGGGAGGACGCCGCCGCCGCGCCGGACTGGGCAGGTCCACGCGTCTGGCTCCACGGCGACCTGCATCCAGCCAACATCCTGACCACGAACGGCACCTTCTCCGGCGTGATCGACTTCGGTGATCTCTTCGCCGGCGACCCGGCCTGCGACCTCGCCGCCGCCTGGATCCTGCTGCCGGACGGCGCCGTCGACCGTTTCCACCAGACCTACCAGCCGAGCCCGGACGCCGCGACGCTGCGCCGCGCCCGCGGCTGGGCGGTGCTGCGCGCCCTCGTCGGCATCCACGTCGGAGACGCCGGCGTCCACGGCCGCCCCGGAGGCAAACCCACCTGGGGCCCACCCGCCCACGCCTCGTTGCGACGCCTCATCGCATCGGCCCATCAGTGATCGAGCATCCCGCCGGCCCGACTGCTTGATCTCACGCAACTCATACATCAAACGGCTTCCGAATATCCGGTAACAAGGCTTGAAACAGAGGCTGTTGATGCGGGACAGTGCTGAAGAAAGCGCTTGCCGAGCGAGGGGCGTACCGCTCGGCTCGCGCTTCACCAAGCCTCCCTCACCTCCGGCCCGCCTCCCCGGACAGCGGTCATCGACGTGCGCCGCCGCCGTAGCCGATGTCAGATGGGCCTAAGGCGGATCTTGGACCGGATCCTCGGGAGGCGCCATGCGTCGCGGAGTCCCGTATTCCCTGCGTGTCAGGCGCACGCTGTCCGTCCTCTGCGTGTCCGCCGTCGCCCTGCCCCTGACGGCCTGCGGCGGCGGGGACGGTGGTGCCGAGCCCGGTGTCATCCGCTCGTCCTGGGGCGATCCCCCCAATCCGCTGGAGCCGGCCAACACCAACGACGTCCAGGGCGGCAAGGTGCTGGACATGATCTTCCGGGGGCTCAAGCGCTACGACCCGCGGACCGGCGAGGCCAAGAACGCGCTCGCGGACCGGATCGAGAGCTCCGACCAGCGGAACTACACCATCACCTTGAAGAAGGGCCGGCGGTTCGCCAACGGGGAGAAGGTCACCGCCGCCTCCTTCGTGGACGCCTGGAACTACGGCGCCCGGATCGACCACCAGCAGCGCAACGCGTACTTCTTCGAGTACATCGAGGGCTATGACAAGGTCCATCCCGCCTCCGGCGGCGCCCCCACCGCCAAGACCCTCTCCGGGCTGCGGGTCAAGGACGAGCGGACCTTCACCGTCCGGCTCACCCAGAAGTTCTCCACCTGGCCCAAGACCCTGGGCTACAACGCCTACGTACCGCTGCCCCGGGCGTTCTTCGAGGACCATGCCGCCTGGCTGAACAAGCCCATCGGCAACGGCCCGTACCGGGTGCGGTCCTACACCAAGGGCTCGGTGATGAAGCTGCGCGCCTGGGAGGGGTATCCAGGACCCGACAAGGCCCGTAACAAGGGGGTCGATCTGCGGGTCTACACCGACAACAACACCGCCTACACCGATCTCCAGGCGGGCAATCTCGATCTGGTCGACGACGTCCCGGCGCAGCAGCTGAAGTTCGTCCGCTCCGATCTCGGCGACCGCTACCTCAACCAGCCCGCCGGGATCATCCAGACCCTCACCTTCCCGATGTACGACCGGGCCTGGAGCGGCCCGGCCAAGGCGGGGCTCCGCCGGGGGATCTCGATGGCGATCAACCGGGCGCAGATCACCGAGCGGATCTTCCACGGCACCCGCACCCCCGCGACCGACTGGACCTCCCCGGTCCTGCGCCACCAGGGCGGCTACCGGCCGGGGCTGTGCGGGGGCGCCTGCC is a window from the Streptomyces luomodiensis genome containing:
- a CDS encoding DUF397 domain-containing protein is translated as MSPLQWRKSSFSSGDAANCVELAADPTGRPHLRESDDPEVVIATTPPALRAFLRAAKTGRFDRLEG
- a CDS encoding ATP-binding protein; translation: MGVVRATIRHVLRAARLDCIVDTAELLVSELVTNAYRNTTTDAYVSMDWEPTPSDFRVTVWDSGCGLPQPGAAAAEDEGGRGLTIVESCSDTWGVHDYTDKDAGVTGKAVWFTLNPPPPAMGQTG
- a CDS encoding histidine phosphatase family protein; the encoded protein is MTDVATRYLYLARHGEATEDESELTDTGRRQAVLLGRRLRRSPLSAIHHGPLPRAAQTARLVGDQMGSVPLHCSELVGDYVPYRPQREELPPDLAETMLDRLAQFPAEGGEGGPKLAQRALARFAGPVEGDEPRHELVVTHNFLIGWLVRAALDAPKWRWLGLNHANAALTVIRYAPGRPTSVLVYNDTGHLPDELRWTGFPADLHL
- a CDS encoding aminoglycoside phosphotransferase family protein, with the protein product MTATEMDITEDLIRDLLREQHPDLADRPLKLGALGWDNQVWRLGDDLAVRMPWATRSADALLRKEHAWLPLLAPRLPLQIPVPQRLGEPSERFPRPWLVTTWVPGEPADRAPATRAAEAAVTLADFLTALHHPAPDGAPSGRDRGGRLADTAEYFARELASATESGLIRDPDAVRAVWEDAAAAPDWAGPRVWLHGDLHPANILTTNGTFSGVIDFGDLFAGDPACDLAAAWILLPDGAVDRFHQTYQPSPDAATLRRARGWAVLRALVGIHVGDAGVHGRPGGKPTWGPPAHASLRRLIASAHQ
- a CDS encoding ABC transporter ATP-binding protein, encoding MADTEKTETAVEPAADATPNVTEVETVDAATEDEAVAALEAKVDRGEPILQVRNLVKHFPLTQGILFKRQIGAVKAVDGVSFDLYQGETLGIVGESGCGKSTVAKLLMTLETATAGEVFYKGQDITKLSGRALRAVRRNIQMVFQDPYTSLNPRMTVGDIIGEPFEIHPEVAPKGDRRRKVQELLDVVGLNPEYINRYPHQFSGGQRQRIGIARGLALNPEIIICDEPVSALDVSVQAQVINLMEGLQDEFNLSYIFIAHDLSIVRHISDRVGVMYLGKMAEIGSDTEIYDHPTHPYTQALLSAVPVPDPESREGRERIILTGDVPSPANPPSGCRFRTRCWKAEDKCAKETPLLAIPERFAGTDSPAAHESACHFAEEKDVVHA
- a CDS encoding ABC transporter ATP-binding protein, with the translated sequence MTTIEKTADDAVRQGAGDDGTPLLEVRDLHVEFHTRDGVAKAVNGVNYNVHAGETLAVLGESGSGKSVTAQAIMGILDMPPGKIPQGQILFRGEDMLTMSGEERRKIRGQKIAMIFQDALSALNPVLTVGYQLGEMFRVHQGLSKKEAKAKAIELMDRVRIPAAKERVGDYPHQFSGGMRQRIMIAMAMALEPDLIIADEPTTALDVTVQAQVMDLLAELQREYHMGLILITHDLGVVADVADKIAVMYAGRIVETAPVHELYKRPAHPYTRGLLDSIPRLDRKGQELYAIKGLPPNLLKIPSGCAFNPRCPKAQDICRTEVPALVPVTEQDGTELPGRGSACHFWKETLHG
- a CDS encoding peptide ABC transporter substrate-binding protein, translated to MRRGVPYSLRVRRTLSVLCVSAVALPLTACGGGDGGAEPGVIRSSWGDPPNPLEPANTNDVQGGKVLDMIFRGLKRYDPRTGEAKNALADRIESSDQRNYTITLKKGRRFANGEKVTAASFVDAWNYGARIDHQQRNAYFFEYIEGYDKVHPASGGAPTAKTLSGLRVKDERTFTVRLTQKFSTWPKTLGYNAYVPLPRAFFEDHAAWLNKPIGNGPYRVRSYTKGSVMKLRAWEGYPGPDKARNKGVDLRVYTDNNTAYTDLQAGNLDLVDDVPAQQLKFVRSDLGDRYLNQPAGIIQTLTFPMYDRAWSGPAKAGLRRGISMAINRAQITERIFHGTRTPATDWTSPVLRHQGGYRPGLCGGACRYDPVRARKLIKAAGGLPGGRMTITYNADTGSHKDWVDAVCNSVNTVLRSDRACVGRPVGTFADYRNKMAGKKMTGPFRAGWQMDYPLIQNFLQPLYYTGASSNDGHFSDTGFDRLVNQANAASADGPAIAGFQDAEKILAAQMPAIPLWYQNGSAGYSRRLSQVALNQFSVPVYAQIRVG
- a CDS encoding DUF5753 domain-containing protein: MNQLVLSGERPPCFHAIIHEAALRVLYGGRTVMRDQLLRLIQASRLPNVTIQIVPIDNEGSAAFSHPFMVIEPSVPELSTVLVDQFGGSEFLDDLDAVTDYRQSFQRLSELALPSVDAEAAPETRTGKDSLGLLQHILYPLL